TGAAGAGCCCAGAGAACGAGCAGGCGACCGTCTTCATAGTGAACGGCAGGACGATCGAACTGCACACGGATCGACGCCTCAAAAAGATCATGCGCTGCGGCATAGTCTTTCTCGTCGCCGGAAAGTGAGCCGAGGTTAGCCGATGCCGTTCCCGCACCGGAGCTGTAAAGTCTTGCTCGCTCGTACTGCTCTCTGGCCTGCGCTGCGTCGATCTTTTCGAGAAGGATGCCCTTTTCATTATACATATGCGACGTCCATCGATCGCATTGAAGCAGAGATGAAAGCATAAAAGGCAGAAGAAGAAAGGCCATCCGACGTTCTCGCAGAATCGAAAGGCCAATCGAATCGATCACAAGCAGAAGCGCAAAAAATCCCATTATGTACGGAGTGAGATCTTTGCGTGCCTCGGGGTCGGCGATGCCCGCCTCCCCGGCCTTCGCCGCAAGGCCTCTCACGACAGGGGCAACGGTTTCATCGATCGCGACGATACTTTCGACGGCAGCAAAGCGAGCGTCGGTGGCGTCGGCAATGCGCTCGTAGTGTTCGTCCTGCCGAGCCGTCTCTGCCGTACCGAGAGGCTTGATGCGCTCGCCGGGATTGCGAATGAGCTCGGCGGTGTCATAGAGCGTGATCGTCGTCGGCACGTCATGCCCGACCGTGATCGCATGCACGGCAATGCCGGCCGCCTCAAGCGCATCAAGGTCTTCGTCGTATTGATCCTCGTAGCCTGGCGGGATCTCACCGTCGCCGATTAACACGGCCTGAAAGGTCTCACCTGGGGCGGCATAGGCGGCCTGCGATCGGATCGCCGCAAGCACAGCGGAGAGGCTTGATCCGGTGTTTGCATAGGATGTCGTTCCAAGCGAATCCAGCACCGAAAGAACGGCCTCTCGATCATCAGAAGGGGGGCTGTGAACGACGACGGTTCCCGCGAAAGAATAAAGACCGGTGCGAAGATTCAATCCCGCCTCTGAGGATTTGAAGATTATATGCCGGGCGATGTCCTTCGCTATCTCAAGCCTTGAAACGGAGTTGCCGTCTCGCGTGATGTCGCGAGCCTGCATGCTTAACGACGCATCAATGAAGATGAGCACACGGCCGCTGGCCTTCGAAACGGCGCCTTCGCCCTGACTGTAAGGAGAGGCGACGGCAACGATCACAAGAAGCGACATCAAAAAATACCAGACGAACAGAAGTGCATGGCTGCGGCGATTCAGCACGGTTAATCCGGCACGACGCTCAGGCGCACTGTGCGCCTCTATAAAGAGTAGAGAACATCGACTGCGCCAGTACAGGTACAGGATAACGACGACCGAGGGCACGATCAGAAAAAACGCTATAGGATGAGCGAAGCCGATCACAGCGGCGGCCTCCGCACAAAGTGAATCAGATAGATCTGCCTGACAAGAAAAAGAAGAAGAGCTACAAGGGCGGCCATCCATGCATCAGATCTACGGGTGCGGATTTCACGCACATCAAGCGGAGTTCGGCTTAGAGAACCGATCTCTTTCAGGATCGATCTCAATGCATCCTCGTCCTTTGCTCTGTAATATCGTCCTCTGCCCAGTTCGGTCAGTTCGCGAAGGCTTGTATCGTCGAGAGAGGTATAAAGCTGCTTGTTCTCGACCGTAATAAAGGGCTGACCGTCGATAAAGACCGGAGCCTTCTCGTCACCGGCCATGCCGACGACATACAGGTTAACGTCACGCTCTCTCAAATACGGGATCACCTTCTTCGGGTCAATCCCGCGATCGTTCTCGCCGTCCGTTACGAGAACAAGGGCCTGATCCCGACCATAGATGCGACGGCGTTCCAGCATATCGACGGTCATGAGAAGAGCGTCGCCGATGGCCGTGCCTCCGCTTCGCGAGTGATCGATCATATAATAAGAAATGCCCGAAAGCAGCTCTCGAACGGCCTTGCGATCCGTCGTCAGCGGAGCCTGCGTGAAAACCTCGCCGGCGAAAAGGATCACGCCAATGCGATCCGAACCGCTGCGCTCCACAAAATCGGCGGCCAGCTTCTTGAGAGAATCAAGCCGTGTCGGCTTGAAATCGGCGGCCATCATGCTGGCCGAGATATCAAGCACAAGGGCTACATCGATGCCTTCTTCTGATATGGATTGCAGCCGTCCCTCTTTTCCTGGAGAGGCGACGGCGATTAAAACCGCAAGCATGAGTATGGTCTCGATCAATAAAAGTCCGATGACATTCAGAGGTAGAGAGCGGATTCTATGCTGCACGCTGGCAAGCGGAGCGGCTCCCTTTTTGAGATAGTAATAGCGAAGAAAGGCGAATACAGGCAGCAGCAGTACAAGCCACAGAGCAGCAGGATGGGCAAACTGAGTCGACAGATGCTCTGCGGCAAAGGCGCTTAACGTTTCCATCATACAAGCCTGCCTGTGACGTTACGTAAAAGACGGCGTAGAATGCCTTCTCTGCCAATAAGCTTCGTCGCCTTCTCGGCGCTCTGTCGGTAATCCTTCTCCGTGGGGATGCGACGATCGAAGCGAACGC
This region of Leptonema illini DSM 21528 genomic DNA includes:
- a CDS encoding VWA domain-containing protein, encoding MIGFAHPIAFFLIVPSVVVILYLYWRSRCSLLFIEAHSAPERRAGLTVLNRRSHALLFVWYFLMSLLVIVAVASPYSQGEGAVSKASGRVLIFIDASLSMQARDITRDGNSVSRLEIAKDIARHIIFKSSEAGLNLRTGLYSFAGTVVVHSPPSDDREAVLSVLDSLGTTSYANTGSSLSAVLAAIRSQAAYAAPGETFQAVLIGDGEIPPGYEDQYDEDLDALEAAGIAVHAITVGHDVPTTITLYDTAELIRNPGERIKPLGTAETARQDEHYERIADATDARFAAVESIVAIDETVAPVVRGLAAKAGEAGIADPEARKDLTPYIMGFFALLLVIDSIGLSILRERRMAFLLLPFMLSSLLQCDRWTSHMYNEKGILLEKIDAAQAREQYERARLYSSGAGTASANLGSLSGDEKDYAAAHDLFEASIRVQFDRPAVHYEDGRLLVLWALHEAEECRLDRAKELLDVSSQRFETAVSLSKDRGAIRRFYERHLLHEPDVESRAMDSLDLLTEQRQKIEAMQKKCPPPEKDPKSQDDKDNSGKDQDPNSSKKNPPEKNPEKKPESEQEPEHQSEKNENRNKNEEPQKNPGVRGSVKPADEVTARLEQLKGQNRGEFRQSRQQQGREEEGQESQPGKPTEGSDGRPIWW
- a CDS encoding VWA domain-containing protein, translated to MMETLSAFAAEHLSTQFAHPAALWLVLLLPVFAFLRYYYLKKGAAPLASVQHRIRSLPLNVIGLLLIETILMLAVLIAVASPGKEGRLQSISEEGIDVALVLDISASMMAADFKPTRLDSLKKLAADFVERSGSDRIGVILFAGEVFTQAPLTTDRKAVRELLSGISYYMIDHSRSGGTAIGDALLMTVDMLERRRIYGRDQALVLVTDGENDRGIDPKKVIPYLRERDVNLYVVGMAGDEKAPVFIDGQPFITVENKQLYTSLDDTSLRELTELGRGRYYRAKDEDALRSILKEIGSLSRTPLDVREIRTRRSDAWMAALVALLLFLVRQIYLIHFVRRPPL